A part of Setaria viridis chromosome 8, Setaria_viridis_v4.0, whole genome shotgun sequence genomic DNA contains:
- the LOC117867055 gene encoding protein NLP2, whose translation MDGIGTSVCGAGSPPDMDSFTLSDFDGLERYTDLGAGISVDDSVLSALCSSLSSEEQAEAGASISEDGDSPDGSASGEVMHMCTATLPKSIHGAAITLPERMLRALAMLKDASSGSGAILAQVWMPVRYGERQVLTTSDQPFLLDQRLTGYREISRKFIFSASEGPEQFPGLPGRVFISCMPEWTSNVMYYHDSEYLRVDHAARHEVRGSLAVPVIDSSGPSDSCCAVLEVVMTQEKDNFMSEIDSISKALQSVNLSTVKAWTYPQNLTRNQESAFTEISDVLQTVCHAHMLPLALVWVPFCSSSNANVSIEYGDQDMKFNLRKKDLLCIHESACYANDMRMHYFVRACGDHPLERGQGVAGNVILSNSPFFSCDVKDYDVCDYPLAHHARKFGLQAAVAIRLRSTYTGSDDYVLEYFLPLMCKGCDEQQRLLDDIAETMQRACKSLRTVSNSELMADTTVKPSNKKGCRIRFPSSDMSINSGHKLNVISTIKANVLSGHQKMNTNELLGDMKRAKKLKPSTTSHGEKTSTSMEKNISLSVLQKYFAGSLKDASKSLGVCPTTLKRICRQHGISRWPSRKIKKVNRSLEKIQNVISSVHGVVDRELKYDPATGFLISSISPSGNPLLIDVEGDGVDPPHIESESSQLKIKLDCGASQGEYQGQLVLKAQEEKLSEIDFSLNEGRLSLNSHSSGTSNRSLSADTYNVSHFINEKATSFQTGLGIVGSQGNNASRDLFLVPQSNIGTETLPSSSSKTDYSSGSASSHGTFQKCSKTQASANEGNTTVTVKANYKDDAVRFKLLPSMKHHDLLEEIAKRMKLSVGSFHLKYRDDEDDWVILESDADLQECLDILEITRSHVLKVQVRDVTHPAASSGSSSVLGM comes from the exons ATGGATGGGATTGGGACATCGGTTTGTGGTGCCGGCTCACCGCCGGACATGGACTCTTTTACGCTCTCAGACTTTGATGGCCTTGAGAGATACACGGATCTTGGTGCTGGCATCTCGGTAGATGACAGTGTTCTGTCAGCGCTCTGTTCTTCACTGAGTTcggaggagcaagctgaagCTGGTGCTTCCATCAGCGAGGATGGTGACTCCCCTGACGGTTCAGCTTCCGGCGAGGTTATGCACATGTGCACTGCTACCCTCCCCAAGTCAATACATGGTGCTGCCATCACCCTGCCGGAGAGGATGCTGAGGGCTCTGGCGATGCTAAAGGATGCATCAAGTGGTTCTGGAGCAATCCTTGCTCAAGTCTGGATGCCTGTGAGATATGGGGAGCGCCAGGTTCTTACAACCTCTGACCAGCCGTTCTTGCTGGATCAGAGGCTCACAGGGTACAGAGAAATATCCAGGAAGTTCATATTCTCTGCTTCAGAAGGACCAGAGCAATTCCCTGGATTGCCCGGGAGGGTTTTCATATCTTGCATGCCAGAGTGGACCTCAAATGTAATGTACTACCACGACTCAGAGTATTTGAGGGTGGATCATGCCGCGCGCCATGAGGTCCGTGGATCCCTTGCTGTGCCAGTTATCGATTCCAGTGGCCCTTCAGATTCTTGCTGCGCCGTGCTAGAAGTAGTTATGACACAGGAGAAGGACAACTTCATGTCCGAGATTGACAGCATTTCTAAAGCTCTGCAG TCTGTTAACTTGAGCACTGTGAAAGCATGGACATATCCCCAG AACCTTACTAGGAACCAGGAATCTGCATTCACAGAAATATCGGATGTTCTGCAAACTGTATGCCATGCACACATGCTACCTCTGGCACTTGTATGGGTTCCGTTTTGCTCGAGCAGCAATGCAAATGTGTCGATTGAGTATGGTGACCAGGATATGAAATTCAATTTAAGGAAGAAAGATTTGCTTTGCATACATGAATCTGCCTGTTATGCCAATGACATGAGGATGCACTATTTTGTCCGTGCCTGTGGTGACCACCCCCTTGAGAGGGGACAAGGTGTTGCTGGAAATGTAATCTTATCAAATAGTCCATTCTTCTCCTGTGATGTAAAGGATTATGATGTGTGTGATTATCCACTGGCCCATCATGCACGGAAATTTGGCCTTCAAGCTGCTGTCGCAATTAGGCTGCGGAGCACATACACTGGAAGTGATGATTATGTGCTAGAGTATTTCCTTCCACTGATGTGCAAAGGTTGTGATGAACAGCAGCGCTTACTTGATGACATTGCAGAGACTATGCAGAGAGCGTGCAAGAGTCTGAGAACTGTTTCGAATTCTGAACTGATGGCAGATACCACAGTAAAGCCATCAAACAAGAAGGGATGTAGAATAAGATTCCCATCATCTGATATGTCTATAAATTCAGGCCATAAACTTAATGtaattagcacaatcaaagcaaATGTGCTTTCTGGACATCAGAAGATGAACACTAACGAGCTACTGGGAGATATGAAGCGTGCTAAAAAG TTGAAACCTAGCACTACTTCACATGGGGAGAAAACGAGCACCTCAATGGAGAAGAATATTAGCTTGAGTGTCCTTCAGAAGTATTTTGCTGGGAGTCTAAAAGATGCTTCAAAGAGCCTTGGTG TTTGTCCCACGACATTAAAAAGGATATGCCGTCAACATGGAATATCACGGTGGCCGTCTCGTAAGATAAAGAAGGTGAATCGATCTCTCGAGAAGATCCAGAATGTCATAAGCTCAGTACATGGAGTTGTTGACAGAGAACTAAAATATGATCCTGCAACTGGATTTCTCATTTCATCTATTTCCCCTTCTGGGAATCCTTTGCTGATTGATGTTGAAGGTGATGGTGTTGATCCTCCACACATTGAATCTGAAAGTTCGCAACTAAAGATTAAACTTGATTGTGGTGCTAGTCAAGGAGAATATCAGGGCCAACTTGTTTTGAAAGCACAGGAAGAAAAGTTGAGTGAAATTGATTTCAGTCTGAATGAGGGAAGATTGTCTCTAAATTCACATTCTTCTGGTACATCAAACAGGTCACTATCTGCTGATACATACAATGTTTCACACTTTATAAATGAAAAAGCCACTTCCTTCCAAACCGGGTTGGGGATAGTGGGAAGTCAGGGCAATAATGCATCAAGGGATTTGTTTCTTGTGCCACAATCTAATATCGGGACTGAAACGCTCCCATCTTCATCCAGCAAGACAGATTACTCCAGTGGCAGTGCATCCAGTCATGGAACTTTCcagaaatgctccaaaactcAGGCATCAGCTAATGAAGGCAATACAACCGTCACTGTGAAGGCCAATTACAAGGATGATGCCGTGAGGTTCAAGTTGCTGCCATCCATGAAACACCATGATTTGCTTGAGGAAATCGCAAAGCGGATGAAACTATCTGTTGGATCGTTTCACCTCAAGTACAGAGATGATGAGGATGACTGGGTGATCCTAGAAAGCGATGCTGACCTACAGGAATGTCTTGATATACTAGAAATCACCAGGTCACATGTTTTAAAAGTTCAAGTAAGAGATGTTACACATCCTGCTGCAAGTTCAGGTAGTAGCTCAGTATTAGGCATGTAG